One window of the Pyrinomonadaceae bacterium genome contains the following:
- a CDS encoding KH domain-containing protein, whose amino-acid sequence MRDTIEMVVKALVDDGDAVDVREIDRNGTTRIEVRVAQPDMGKVIGKQGRTVRALRSLVYAAGLKQNRRYVLDVVE is encoded by the coding sequence ATGCGCGACACGATCGAAATGGTAGTAAAGGCCCTCGTCGATGACGGCGACGCTGTTGACGTGCGCGAGATCGACCGCAATGGCACCACCAGGATCGAGGTTCGCGTCGCGCAGCCCGACATGGGTAAGGTCATTGGTAAGCAGGGACGAACGGTGCGCGCGCTGCGTTCGCTGGTTTACGCTGCGGGCTTAAAGCAGAATCGGCGATATGTTTTGGACGTGGTTGAATGA
- the ffh gene encoding signal recognition particle protein produces MFESLSDKLKRTLKNLRGEGVLTKDHVDAALREIRLALLEADVNYKVAKDFIASVKEKAEGQQVWLELKPSEQVVKIVFDELVELLGGQSSRLVFTKTTPNTVMIVGLQGSGKTTSTGKIARWLAANQQRKPLLLSTDVYRPAAREQLKVIAKATGQSIFEKPETNDPLELTREALKHARDTGYDTLLIDTAGRLHIDDELMEELVNIKNETHPVEILFVADAMTGQDAVRSAEEFHARIGITGVVLTKMDGDARGGAALSIKQVIGQPVKFVGVGEKYDALEPFYPDRVAQRILGMGDVLSLIEQVQDKIDQDDAEAQLKKLQKNQFTLDDFRSQLRQVKKLGSFSKILKLLPDQLLGGVGMPDLTDEQSALMEKEMRRTEAIIDSMTREERTNHMILNANRRRRIARGSGSTVQQVNSLIKQYTEMRRMMQQLSSSGMFGGGVGGKMMRRMAGMPGMDGGGDSMMPGLPAGPSRKKKKKKKRRR; encoded by the coding sequence ATGTTCGAGTCGCTTTCCGACAAACTCAAGCGGACGCTGAAGAACCTGCGCGGCGAAGGCGTCCTCACGAAAGACCACGTTGACGCGGCGCTGCGCGAAATCCGTCTGGCGCTGCTCGAAGCCGACGTAAATTACAAGGTCGCCAAGGATTTTATCGCTTCGGTCAAAGAAAAGGCCGAAGGACAGCAGGTTTGGCTCGAGTTAAAGCCGTCCGAACAAGTCGTCAAGATTGTTTTTGATGAGCTGGTTGAACTGCTGGGCGGGCAATCGTCGCGGCTGGTTTTCACAAAAACGACGCCGAACACGGTGATGATCGTCGGCCTGCAGGGTTCAGGTAAGACGACTTCGACCGGAAAGATTGCGCGCTGGCTGGCGGCCAATCAGCAGCGAAAGCCGCTGCTCCTGTCGACCGACGTTTACCGGCCCGCGGCGCGCGAACAGTTGAAGGTCATCGCCAAGGCGACGGGCCAATCGATCTTTGAAAAGCCTGAGACGAACGATCCGCTGGAGTTGACGCGTGAAGCTTTAAAGCATGCGCGCGACACCGGCTATGACACGCTCTTGATCGACACGGCCGGAAGACTTCACATCGACGACGAGTTGATGGAGGAACTGGTCAACATCAAGAACGAAACGCATCCGGTCGAGATTCTTTTCGTCGCCGATGCCATGACTGGTCAGGACGCGGTCAGATCAGCGGAAGAGTTTCATGCGCGTATCGGCATTACCGGCGTCGTGTTGACGAAGATGGATGGAGACGCACGCGGCGGCGCGGCGCTCTCGATCAAGCAAGTCATCGGACAGCCCGTTAAGTTCGTGGGCGTGGGCGAGAAGTACGACGCGCTTGAACCGTTCTATCCCGATCGGGTTGCCCAGCGCATTCTGGGAATGGGCGACGTGCTGTCGCTGATCGAACAGGTCCAGGACAAGATCGATCAGGATGACGCTGAGGCGCAGCTTAAGAAGCTACAGAAGAATCAATTCACGCTCGATGATTTTCGTTCGCAACTCAGGCAGGTAAAGAAGCTCGGATCTTTCTCAAAGATTCTGAAGCTGTTGCCGGACCAGCTGCTGGGCGGAGTCGGCATGCCCGACTTGACCGACGAGCAGTCGGCGCTGATGGAAAAAGAGATGCGCCGCACTGAGGCGATCATTGATTCGATGACGCGCGAGGAGCGCACGAATCACATGATCCTAAACGCGAACCGGCGGCGTCGCATCGCGCGCGGATCGGGCTCAACGGTGCAGCAGGTAAATTCGCTGATCAAGCAGTACACCGAAATGCGCCGGATGATGCAGCAGCTTTCGAGCTCAGGAATGTTTGGCGGCGGCGTCGGCGGCAAGATGATGCGTCGCATGGCCGGCATGCCGGGAATGGATGGCGGCGGCGATTCGATGATGCCGGGTTTACCGGCGGGCCCGTCGCGCAAGAAGAAGAAAAAGAAGAAGCGAAGACGGTAA
- a CDS encoding tRNA (cytidine(34)-2'-O)-methyltransferase, whose protein sequence is MITVALVEPEIPQNTGNIARLCAATNTPLHIVGVPGFRLDDRAVRRAGLDYWPEVNLSRHRDLNELQSYVEPARLVFFTTKANLPYFDWRFQPQDCLVFGSESRGLPEHILRANWDECVTIPMLNPKVRSLNLANAVAIVLYEALKQTGAFIPARGN, encoded by the coding sequence ATGATTACAGTCGCACTCGTCGAGCCTGAGATTCCCCAGAACACCGGCAACATCGCGCGACTGTGCGCCGCTACAAATACGCCTCTGCACATCGTCGGCGTGCCGGGCTTTCGTCTTGATGATCGCGCCGTCCGCCGGGCCGGCTTAGACTATTGGCCTGAAGTTAACCTTTCGCGTCACCGCGATCTCAATGAGTTACAAAGCTATGTGGAACCGGCGCGTCTCGTTTTCTTCACCACCAAGGCCAATTTGCCTTATTTTGATTGGCGTTTTCAGCCTCAGGACTGCCTCGTTTTTGGCTCTGAAAGTAGAGGACTGCCGGAGCACATTCTGCGCGCGAATTGGGATGAGTGCGTGACGATTCCAATGCTGAATCCAAAGGTGAGGAGCCTCAACCTCGCGAATGCGGTGGCGATTGTTTTGTACGAGGCGTTGAAGCAAACCGGCGCTTTCATTCCCGCGCGGGGCAATTGA
- a CDS encoding PilN domain-containing protein has protein sequence MVTKLNLSSTPFRNRALPWTVTAIVTLFSVIALVFIAKWTFDTNAQAQVAGRDVAQLRQQADALNKRAEEIMSRLSPEQQRALKSTHTLIDRKLFSWSRLFADLESALPGSVRVTRITVKGVRTQDARLVTNLELVVASKNAATVTQMIEEMERQGIFHAELVSQNSERGRGESGQEYEMNVFYAPRAGVTITPSEQNKRPVDTAGEGAGTR, from the coding sequence GTGGTAACTAAGCTAAACCTCTCGAGTACCCCTTTTCGCAACCGCGCGTTGCCGTGGACAGTGACCGCGATCGTGACGCTGTTCTCAGTCATCGCGCTGGTCTTCATCGCCAAATGGACTTTTGACACCAACGCCCAGGCTCAGGTCGCCGGGCGTGACGTGGCGCAGTTGCGCCAACAGGCTGACGCGCTAAACAAACGCGCTGAAGAGATCATGAGCAGGCTCTCTCCTGAGCAGCAACGGGCGCTGAAATCGACACACACACTCATAGACCGAAAGCTGTTCTCGTGGTCGCGTCTGTTTGCCGATCTCGAAAGCGCCCTGCCCGGGAGCGTGCGCGTCACGCGAATTACCGTGAAGGGCGTGCGCACTCAGGACGCTCGCCTCGTCACCAATCTTGAGTTGGTCGTCGCCAGCAAGAACGCCGCGACGGTCACGCAGATGATTGAAGAGATGGAGCGCCAGGGCATCTTTCATGCGGAACTGGTTTCGCAGAATTCTGAGCGTGGCCGAGGCGAGTCAGGGCAGGAATACGAGATGAATGTTTTCTACGCGCCGCGTGCTGGTGTCACCATCACGCCGAGCGAGCAAAACAAACGCCCCGTGGACACGGCGGGCGAAGGAGCCGGTACGCGATGA
- the rpsP gene encoding 30S ribosomal protein S16, with product MLAIRLMRMGAKKRPSYRVVVKEKQSKRDGAYLENLGTYNPTREPAEINLKADRVEYWISKGAQPTDTVRRLIKQAGKNQATAGEPQAEAA from the coding sequence TTGTTAGCAATCAGATTAATGCGAATGGGCGCGAAGAAGCGTCCCAGCTATCGCGTAGTAGTAAAGGAAAAGCAGTCGAAGCGTGACGGCGCGTACCTCGAAAATCTTGGTACGTACAATCCGACGCGCGAGCCCGCGGAAATCAATCTCAAGGCCGATCGCGTCGAGTACTGGATCAGTAAGGGCGCGCAGCCGACGGACACCGTGCGGCGCTTGATTAAACAAGCGGGGAAGAACCAGGCGACTGCGGGCGAGCCGCAGGCTGAGGCTGCCTAG
- the rimM gene encoding ribosome maturation factor RimM (Essential for efficient processing of 16S rRNA), producing the protein MATNHRLKSVPPDSEDVVVVARIVKTRGLRGELVADLLTDFPDRFENLKSLIGLSPDESRRSLEIEEQWFHGKRLVLKFAGFDTIDAAKELVNYTLAVPAEERIELPEDSFYEWELIGCRVETIGGELVGEIAGVMRTGGVEILKVVDHTGRDRLIPMASDIVVEIDKEKKLVRIDPPEGLLEL; encoded by the coding sequence ATGGCAACAAATCACAGACTAAAGTCTGTGCCACCTGATTCGGAAGACGTTGTTGTCGTCGCGCGCATCGTGAAAACGCGTGGGTTGCGCGGCGAGCTGGTTGCGGACCTGCTGACGGATTTTCCGGATCGGTTTGAGAATTTGAAGTCGCTGATCGGGCTTTCACCTGACGAGAGCCGAAGATCTTTGGAAATTGAAGAACAGTGGTTCCACGGCAAGCGGCTGGTGCTGAAGTTCGCCGGCTTCGATACGATTGACGCCGCGAAGGAACTCGTCAATTACACGCTGGCGGTTCCGGCCGAAGAACGCATCGAACTGCCGGAAGACAGCTTCTACGAATGGGAGTTGATTGGCTGTCGCGTAGAAACAATTGGCGGCGAGCTCGTCGGCGAAATTGCCGGGGTGATGCGAACCGGAGGCGTCGAGATTCTGAAGGTGGTTGATCACACTGGTCGGGACCGATTGATTCCGATGGCCAGCGACATCGTCGTCGAGATTGACAAAGAGAAGAAGCTGGTTCGGATTGATCCTCCGGAGGGCCTTCTGGAACTTTAG
- the thiE gene encoding thiamine phosphate synthase translates to MRLTLPKIYPITDRKLSGLSHAEQVRRLIDGGATLVQLREKHLSPIDFLRDAEAASKVAGNNRVTLIINDRVDIAMAINAGGIHLGQDDMPVEAARRLVRNDTLIGFSTHTQQQAETAVRSAIDYLAFGPVFRTSTKPDHDPVVGLKQLRAVRNIAADFPLVAIGGISAANVQAVLEAGADSVAVISAVVGERSKIEQNMRSLLELAGV, encoded by the coding sequence ATGCGACTGACGCTACCGAAGATCTATCCCATCACCGATCGAAAACTTTCCGGACTGAGCCATGCTGAACAAGTGCGGCGGCTGATCGATGGTGGCGCGACGCTGGTTCAACTGCGCGAAAAGCACCTGTCGCCGATCGATTTCCTTCGCGACGCGGAAGCCGCTTCCAAAGTTGCCGGCAACAATCGCGTCACCTTGATTATCAACGATCGCGTTGACATCGCAATGGCAATTAACGCTGGCGGCATCCACCTGGGACAAGACGACATGCCAGTCGAAGCCGCGCGTCGTTTAGTTCGAAACGATACGTTGATTGGCTTTTCCACTCACACTCAGCAACAGGCGGAAACAGCTGTGCGGTCGGCCATCGACTACCTCGCGTTCGGACCCGTTTTCAGGACCAGCACCAAACCGGATCACGACCCGGTAGTAGGACTGAAGCAGCTGCGCGCGGTCAGGAACATTGCCGCAGATTTTCCACTCGTAGCCATCGGAGGAATTTCCGCTGCTAACGTCCAGGCCGTCCTCGAAGCCGGCGCAGATTCGGTCGCGGTCATCTCCGCAGTTGTTGGCGAACGGTCAAAGATCGAGCAAAACATGCGAAGCCTGCTTGAGCTAGCCGGCGTTTGA
- a CDS encoding GspMb/PilO family protein: MSQEQPMPNPAVAGRPRRQISIAKLKTTPGLSLIGLPELIGLAGAVLIAILTIFAYFYFYLPSQSRLTTLQLERDQLQGFLRTSQSHLQQNTTVRQQVDRITGSMDDFERNWLANPSTGRMSLYTTVNDLIKSNGLRNTAGPTYTPLEPIGSKAQVQPNTSAEKQTNAKWQTIYPGIAVSVTVEGPYQRVRRFIREIESSRQFLIVNEVELESVTQSGVASEPLTAGGATGGRATLVSLRLEMATYFHRPEVVGAQ, encoded by the coding sequence ATGAGCCAGGAACAACCAATGCCGAATCCGGCCGTCGCAGGTCGCCCGCGACGTCAAATTAGCATCGCGAAGCTGAAGACCACGCCGGGCCTGAGCTTAATCGGGTTGCCCGAACTGATCGGGTTGGCCGGTGCGGTGCTGATCGCCATCCTGACAATCTTCGCTTACTTCTATTTTTATTTACCGTCGCAATCGCGTCTCACAACCTTGCAACTTGAACGCGATCAATTGCAGGGATTCCTGCGCACATCGCAAAGCCATCTTCAGCAGAACACTACGGTGCGCCAGCAAGTCGACAGGATCACCGGCAGCATGGACGACTTTGAAAGGAATTGGCTCGCTAATCCGTCAACAGGTCGCATGTCGCTGTACACGACCGTGAACGATCTGATTAAGAGTAACGGACTGCGAAATACTGCCGGCCCAACTTACACGCCGCTCGAGCCCATCGGTTCGAAGGCCCAGGTGCAGCCGAATACCAGTGCTGAAAAGCAGACCAACGCAAAGTGGCAAACGATCTATCCCGGCATTGCCGTCAGCGTTACCGTTGAAGGGCCATACCAGCGCGTGCGGCGCTTTATCCGAGAGATTGAAAGCAGCCGGCAGTTTTTGATTGTTAATGAGGTCGAGCTTGAAAGCGTGACGCAATCAGGAGTTGCCAGCGAACCCTTGACTGCAGGTGGGGCGACCGGCGGCCGCGCGACTTTAGTGAGCCTGCGGCTGGAGATGGCTACGTACTTTCACCGGCCTGAGGTAGTTGGTGCGCAATAG
- a CDS encoding S8 family serine peptidase, whose translation MKTRVAIVIIISIIAASVAPIATFAAPKNGKGQTEKRRKLSAELEAVTNSSTVKRVIIQTKGAPSAAHDNAIQSKGGRRHGSFDSFQLVVADVPGTSLTELASREDISYISDDKPVRAHAALVTESTGAAQAQAGAPGAPAVDGKGVTIAILDSGISSNHPDFVANNKSQVVASVDFTGSTVAGDTYGHGTGVAGMAAGNGTASSGYEGNYVGSAPGANLVDVRVLDGAGIGRTSNVISGLNWVIQNRNRLNIRVVNMSLGAAPEESFHVDPLCKAVEAAVLANLVVVVSAGNRGRTEEIVGQNADGSPIYRLAFGGINSPGNSPYAITVGATDTNGTVKRSDDTVASFSSKGPTAFDRQVKPDIVAPGRRVIAPMSQEWNAALPIQFPEKIVQRTSSSAPANVYYTYSGTSFAAPVISGTVALMLEANKSLTPAMVKAILTRTAQQLSGYPNKPQSVFSQGAGLVNAAAAVEMSRAFVPNARQLKAGDQVFSRNTSLSTLKRSWIIGGERVGSSDRVLYANGVLFSERPLLTKGVVLGDGIYLADGVIYADGIIVGDGLVLGDGHLLSDGVVLGDGAVLGDSIVRGAGIIIADAWFLNQTLSLANGKGVVLGDGHLLSDGLVLGDGHLLSDAVVLGDGVVLGDGHLLSDGVVLGDGHLLSDGVVLGDGHLLSDGHLLSDGHLLSDGHLLSDGHLLSDGVVLGD comes from the coding sequence ATGAAGACCCGCGTTGCCATCGTTATCATTATTAGTATCATCGCCGCGTCCGTCGCGCCGATTGCCACTTTTGCCGCCCCGAAAAACGGCAAAGGTCAGACCGAGAAGCGTCGCAAGCTCTCTGCTGAGCTCGAAGCTGTAACGAATTCATCGACCGTTAAGCGCGTTATTATCCAGACAAAGGGTGCCCCGTCAGCCGCGCATGATAATGCGATTCAATCAAAGGGTGGCCGCCGACATGGTTCCTTCGACAGTTTTCAACTGGTGGTCGCCGACGTTCCGGGAACTTCACTGACGGAACTCGCCTCCCGCGAGGACATCAGCTACATCTCGGACGATAAACCGGTTCGGGCGCATGCAGCTTTGGTGACGGAATCGACCGGCGCCGCTCAGGCCCAGGCGGGAGCGCCCGGCGCACCGGCAGTGGATGGCAAAGGCGTGACGATTGCCATTCTCGATTCCGGTATTAGCTCTAATCATCCTGACTTTGTCGCAAACAACAAATCGCAGGTCGTAGCATCAGTCGATTTCACTGGCAGCACCGTAGCGGGCGATACGTATGGTCATGGTACCGGCGTAGCCGGAATGGCGGCCGGAAACGGCACCGCTTCCAGCGGCTATGAAGGCAACTACGTCGGTTCAGCTCCCGGAGCAAATCTCGTCGACGTTCGCGTGCTGGATGGCGCCGGCATCGGCCGGACCAGTAACGTCATCTCCGGCCTGAACTGGGTCATTCAAAACCGTAATCGCCTCAACATTCGCGTAGTAAACATGAGCCTGGGTGCCGCACCGGAAGAATCGTTTCATGTCGACCCGCTTTGCAAGGCAGTTGAAGCCGCGGTTTTGGCGAACCTCGTGGTGGTGGTCAGCGCCGGCAATCGCGGACGCACAGAAGAGATCGTTGGCCAGAATGCGGATGGCTCGCCGATTTACCGGTTGGCCTTTGGCGGCATCAACAGCCCGGGCAACAGCCCGTACGCGATCACCGTAGGCGCCACCGATACGAATGGAACGGTCAAGCGTTCGGACGACACAGTCGCCTCGTTCTCATCCAAGGGACCCACAGCTTTTGATCGTCAGGTCAAGCCGGACATCGTGGCGCCCGGCCGTCGCGTCATCGCGCCGATGTCGCAAGAATGGAACGCGGCACTGCCGATTCAGTTTCCTGAAAAGATCGTTCAGCGGACTTCCTCAAGCGCGCCTGCCAATGTTTATTACACTTATTCGGGAACTTCGTTCGCCGCGCCGGTCATCTCCGGTACTGTCGCCCTGATGTTGGAGGCCAATAAGTCGCTGACGCCGGCGATGGTGAAAGCGATTCTCACGCGCACTGCCCAGCAACTGTCCGGCTATCCAAACAAGCCGCAATCGGTTTTCAGCCAGGGTGCGGGACTGGTAAACGCGGCGGCGGCGGTCGAGATGAGCCGCGCGTTTGTGCCTAATGCTCGCCAACTCAAAGCCGGCGACCAGGTATTCAGTCGTAACACCAGCCTCAGCACGCTGAAGCGGTCCTGGATCATCGGTGGCGAGCGGGTCGGTTCAAGCGATCGAGTCCTCTACGCGAACGGTGTTCTTTTTTCAGAACGCCCGCTGCTGACTAAGGGTGTGGTGCTCGGCGACGGTATTTACCTTGCTGACGGTGTTATCTACGCGGACGGGATCATCGTCGGTGACGGTCTGGTGCTCGGCGATGGCCACCTGCTAAGCGACGGCGTGGTGCTGGGCGACGGCGCAGTCCTCGGCGATTCAATCGTGCGAGGTGCCGGCATCATCATCGCCGACGCGTGGTTCCTAAACCAGACGCTGAGTCTCGCCAACGGTAAAGGCGTCGTTCTTGGCGATGGCCACTTACTGAGTGACGGCCTGGTGCTCGGCGACGGCCACCTGCTAAGCGACGCCGTGGTGCTGGGCGACGGCGTGGTCCTCGGTGATGGTCACTTGCTGAGTGATGGCGTCGTTCTTGGCGATGGCCACTTGCTGAGTGATGGCGTCGTTCTTGGTGACGGCCACCTGCTGAGCGACGGTCACCTGCTCAGTGACGGCCACCTGCTGAGCGACGGCCACCTGCTGAGTGACGGCCACCTGCTGAGTGACGGTGTGGTGCTCGGCGACTAA
- a CDS encoding sigma 54-interacting transcriptional regulator — protein sequence MNDSREKNAVVDLERARTHLRLRGKASAEELYAELESIRELLDRGMSSEARTRLNSLMARAANQPAVLAEARCVLSIALEMLGHFRDSLAAVSMYESTEARAKLDPSLGTKITVQIALAHTNSGDHPKAIGLLNTALRSLPEEGAEVGSVYGALARVYRKIAEYNIARDYSQRALENYRQAGDWRGLADAYSGLGLADMYEGLYEDSLEKFEQAAKLVGDHPASYVLGRIYINMAGGCWFLKRPHDGIRYLEKGIAYLERTDHKTSAADGYNNLGINLVLIGQWDRGQQALERALALATEVDENYARIPMILDSLGELRMLRGDLDEAKGYLDRAVELAKEHANKWYEGQALRTLSKCYLAMGQTSDALASAKSALETARNITDRNAICESQLIVAEASLALGDLETCSANLKKVGEQITDSTADLLLAGEAQRLHGLEEMLRNDPEMAAQHFGRSVSIFDLLGDRYRAARAHYELGRAYALGHPDRAAEQLARAVNTFRELGARLDLDRAETATRDLEKSTPATRQEHSALSQLLTLRLTEAVASRALLLRELAAVINQETNAKRIVILEPEEEGRQRVVVAHGLENNAATALADDYASVETDAAQVAFIKKHDVALITLKSNDALPATLLISPANRAQLPGSVSLDPLLRVVELGMDVCALRSRTSLSQRSDDGNTLSGASLMPGFIHSSPAMTRLVEEVHKIRSSDVTVLVTGESGTGKELVARAIHALSSRRDKIFVPFNCTAVPKELSEGYLFGYRRGAFTGAVKDSDGVIRTAAGGTLFLDEIGDLPLDVQPKLLRFLQEGEIQPLGEQRPIKVDVRIIAATNTDLEEMVADGRFREDLYYRLNVIRLRVPPLRERRSEIPTIVNYYVNHYSAKFGRRDIHIAPQAVDLLMVADWPGNVRQLCNEVQRVVARSEDGTLITAEQLSPELSRMRTVATPAGAAAFGQNSSVTVPANATLGEALAEVERKMIREALDKHRGNISRAARELGLTRRGLYLKIDRLQMTASA from the coding sequence GTGAATGACTCCAGAGAAAAGAACGCCGTGGTCGACCTCGAACGCGCCCGCACGCATCTGCGTTTGCGCGGCAAAGCATCCGCTGAAGAGCTGTACGCTGAGTTGGAATCAATTCGCGAATTGCTCGATCGCGGAATGTCCTCTGAGGCCCGCACGCGGCTGAATTCGCTTATGGCCCGAGCGGCCAACCAACCGGCGGTGCTGGCAGAAGCGCGTTGCGTTCTCTCAATTGCACTCGAAATGCTGGGCCATTTTCGCGATTCGCTCGCGGCAGTCAGCATGTACGAATCCACCGAAGCCCGCGCCAAATTGGACCCGTCACTGGGGACAAAAATCACTGTTCAGATCGCTCTGGCCCACACCAACAGCGGCGATCATCCCAAAGCCATCGGACTATTGAACACCGCTTTGCGTTCGCTGCCCGAAGAGGGCGCGGAGGTCGGGTCCGTCTACGGGGCTCTCGCGCGCGTTTATCGAAAAATCGCCGAATACAACATCGCCAGGGACTACTCCCAGCGCGCGCTGGAGAATTACCGGCAAGCGGGCGACTGGAGAGGACTGGCGGATGCGTATTCGGGGCTCGGACTGGCAGACATGTATGAGGGCCTGTACGAAGATTCTCTGGAGAAATTTGAGCAGGCGGCCAAGCTTGTTGGCGACCATCCCGCTAGTTACGTGCTCGGCCGGATCTACATAAACATGGCGGGCGGTTGCTGGTTCTTGAAGCGCCCACATGACGGAATTCGCTACCTCGAAAAAGGAATCGCTTACCTCGAGCGCACTGATCACAAGACCAGCGCGGCAGACGGCTACAACAACCTCGGCATCAATCTTGTGCTGATTGGCCAATGGGATCGCGGACAGCAGGCGCTTGAGCGCGCGCTCGCCCTCGCGACCGAGGTTGACGAGAACTATGCGCGCATTCCGATGATCCTTGATTCGCTCGGCGAGCTTCGCATGTTGCGTGGCGATCTCGACGAAGCAAAAGGTTATCTCGATCGCGCGGTCGAACTGGCCAAGGAACATGCGAACAAATGGTACGAAGGCCAGGCCCTGCGGACCTTGAGCAAGTGCTACCTCGCGATGGGGCAAACCAGCGATGCGCTGGCGAGTGCGAAAAGCGCTCTGGAAACTGCGAGAAATATCACTGACCGTAATGCCATCTGTGAGTCACAGTTAATCGTGGCGGAAGCCTCTCTCGCGCTCGGCGATCTCGAAACCTGCAGCGCTAACCTAAAAAAGGTCGGTGAACAAATTACCGATTCGACGGCGGACCTGTTGCTGGCCGGTGAGGCGCAAAGACTGCATGGCCTCGAAGAGATGTTGCGGAACGATCCGGAAATGGCGGCGCAGCATTTCGGCCGCAGTGTTTCGATCTTCGACTTGTTGGGAGACCGTTACCGCGCAGCGCGCGCGCATTATGAGCTCGGAAGAGCTTACGCACTGGGCCATCCGGACCGCGCCGCGGAACAGTTAGCGCGGGCGGTTAATACGTTTCGAGAACTTGGCGCTCGCCTTGATCTCGACCGAGCTGAAACCGCGACGCGCGACCTGGAGAAGTCCACGCCCGCCACGCGCCAGGAGCATTCAGCGCTGTCACAACTGCTGACCTTGCGTCTGACCGAGGCCGTGGCTTCGCGCGCGCTGTTGCTCCGCGAGTTGGCGGCAGTCATCAATCAGGAAACCAACGCAAAACGAATCGTAATCCTCGAGCCCGAGGAAGAGGGACGTCAGCGTGTCGTAGTCGCTCATGGGCTTGAAAACAATGCGGCAACTGCGCTGGCTGATGATTATGCGTCGGTTGAGACGGACGCGGCGCAAGTCGCGTTTATTAAGAAACACGACGTCGCGCTTATCACGCTCAAGTCGAACGATGCCTTGCCGGCCACGCTTTTGATTTCGCCTGCGAATCGCGCGCAACTTCCCGGCAGCGTTTCGCTCGATCCACTTTTGCGCGTAGTGGAATTAGGAATGGATGTGTGCGCTTTGCGCTCGCGCACCTCTTTAAGCCAGCGTTCAGACGATGGCAACACCTTAAGCGGCGCGAGCCTCATGCCCGGCTTCATTCATTCCAGCCCAGCCATGACCCGCCTGGTCGAAGAAGTGCACAAGATTCGATCGTCAGACGTGACGGTTTTGGTAACAGGTGAATCGGGCACCGGCAAAGAGTTGGTCGCGCGGGCGATTCACGCGCTCTCTTCGCGCCGGGACAAGATTTTCGTGCCCTTCAATTGCACGGCGGTGCCGAAAGAACTTTCAGAGGGATATCTGTTCGGCTACCGGCGCGGGGCGTTCACCGGAGCAGTAAAAGACTCCGACGGCGTGATTCGCACCGCCGCAGGTGGAACGTTGTTTCTGGATGAAATCGGCGATTTGCCCCTCGACGTGCAGCCAAAGCTTCTGCGGTTTTTGCAGGAAGGTGAGATTCAGCCACTTGGCGAACAGCGGCCAATCAAAGTTGATGTCCGGATCATCGCGGCTACGAATACCGATCTCGAAGAGATGGTTGCGGACGGCCGTTTTCGCGAAGACCTTTACTACCGGTTGAATGTCATTCGGCTGCGGGTGCCGCCCTTGCGTGAAAGGCGCTCCGAGATTCCCACCATCGTCAATTACTACGTGAATCACTATTCAGCAAAGTTTGGACGAAGAGACATTCACATCGCTCCTCAAGCTGTCGATCTGCTGATGGTCGCGGATTGGCCAGGCAATGTTCGTCAATTGTGCAACGAAGTGCAGCGGGTGGTGGCCCGGTCGGAAGACGGCACTTTGATCACCGCGGAACAACTCTCGCCAGAACTTAGCCGCATGCGCACTGTCGCGACGCCGGCGGGCGCGGCCGCGTTCGGCCAGAACTCCTCAGTCACTGTCCCGGCAAACGCGACGCTCGGCGAAGCTCTCGCCGAAGTCGAGCGCAAGATGATTCGAGAAGCTCTCGACAAACACCGTGGCAACATCTCTCGCGCCGCTCGCGAACTGGGTCTCACACGCCGTGGCCTATATCTAAAGATTGACCGTCTTCAGATGACGGCCAGTGCCTAA